A window from Merismopedia glauca CCAP 1448/3 encodes these proteins:
- the aat gene encoding leucyl/phenylalanyl-tRNA--protein transferase: MQVDVPNIIEGYAHGYFLMADEQTHSLGWYASRQRALIPLDNTFRYPKSLQRVLNQEKFTIAINKDFAGVVAGCANRETTWISPELEEVYFVLYEHGWAYSFEAWQGDELAGGILGIVIGGVFVGESMFYNIPDASKVAMVKLVERLRDRSFFMFDAQIINPHLERFGAYEVELEKYQKMLKKALKCRCQLL; encoded by the coding sequence ATGCAAGTTGATGTTCCCAATATTATTGAAGGTTACGCTCACGGGTATTTCTTAATGGCTGATGAGCAAACCCATAGCTTGGGATGGTATGCCAGTCGCCAAAGAGCTTTAATTCCTCTAGATAATACATTTCGTTATCCTAAATCTCTACAACGGGTTCTCAATCAAGAAAAATTCACTATTGCCATTAACAAAGATTTTGCTGGTGTTGTAGCTGGTTGTGCTAATCGAGAAACTACATGGATTTCACCAGAGTTAGAAGAAGTTTATTTCGTACTATATGAACATGGTTGGGCTTATAGTTTTGAAGCTTGGCAAGGAGATGAATTAGCTGGGGGAATATTAGGAATTGTGATTGGGGGTGTATTTGTCGGAGAATCGATGTTTTATAACATTCCCGATGCCTCTAAAGTAGCGATGGTAAAACTAGTTGAAAGATTACGCGATCGCAGCTTTTTCATGTTCGATGCTCAAATTATTAATCCCCACTTAGAACGGTTTGGCGCTTATGAAGTTGAGCTAGAAAAGTATCAAAAAATGCTGAAAAAAGCCTTAAAATGTCGGTGTCAACTTTTATAA
- the tsaE gene encoding tRNA (adenosine(37)-N6)-threonylcarbamoyltransferase complex ATPase subunit type 1 TsaE codes for MELIQLADSEATHSWGFNLGQSLPAGTTILLEGDLGSGKTSLVQGIAAGLGITEPIASPTFNLINEYHSGRLPLYHLDLYRLESAEVSNLYLENYWDGIEVDLGIVAIEWAERLPYKPAKYLSIQLIYNNQLGRTGKIGYF; via the coding sequence ATGGAATTGATTCAGCTTGCAGATTCTGAAGCTACCCATTCTTGGGGATTCAATTTGGGTCAATCTTTACCTGCTGGTACAACTATTTTACTAGAAGGAGATTTAGGCAGTGGAAAAACTTCTTTAGTCCAAGGAATCGCGGCAGGATTAGGAATTACAGAACCTATTGCTAGTCCAACTTTTAATTTGATTAATGAGTACCATTCCGGCAGATTACCTTTATATCATTTAGATTTGTATCGTCTAGAATCAGCCGAAGTTAGCAATTTATATTTAGAAAACTATTGGGATGGGATTGAAGTTGACTTAGGAATTGTAGCAATTGAATGGGCAGAAAGGTTACCATATAAACCAGCTAAATATTTATCAATTCAGCTAATTTATAATAATCAATTAGGGCGAACTGGGAAAATTGGTTACTTTTAG